The region AAATTTATATAATTTCATTAATTTTATCGCTAAGAAACCGCAACTAATCTTATACAAACACGTTACCTACAATAGCACAAAAACCCCAAGCTACGGCCAACGCTACCATAATGCTCGGTATATAATTTTGTAGTGAATAGTAAAGCCTCCCTCCGATCCATTACTGAGATGTTACAAACAATGCACTCCGTGTTGCGGTAAAATCGCGTGAACGGCTCTTAGAGATCAAAATAAACCTGGATCATACAAACACATAGATCGTTAAAATACATTCACCAAGGCGCTCCATTAGAACCCACAAGATGAAAAGTAGTACTCACAGGATAAAAATAAATGAGAACCTTAGAACCGCAACACTCCAAAAATGAATTGGCTATGGAATATGCGTATGTGGTGCTACAGTAGGTAACAACGGTTATAATTCATTGCAAGTTAAGAGCTAACCAATGGCTGTTAGTAATTGGATCTACAGCCGCAGCCCTTTTGATTGTTTACTAAAAACTGTCGTCTGTAAAAAAAACAGACCACAAATAAAGAAAAAGAGCTGGGCTGCTTTGTGCGACATCAAATTTTTGGCTTACTTTCATGCAACGAAATCATAACCGACACCGTTAGCACCAATTTGGACAAAATGAGAATATGAATAATGAAGAGAAAATAAAAACTCTTATAAACGAAGCCAGTAGTTTAAACCTTTCTTCTTTAATTCCGAGTCTCGAAAAAGTTTTACAGGAAAATGCTTTTGTAGTGCAGTCTTTTTATGACGCTAAACCAAAATTAGGCATTGGCGAATTATATCAGGAAACTCTTTTAATCAAAATAATTTTTACTTCTCGAAGCATATTAGAATTATCTAAAGGCATTGAATTTGGAATATTAAATAGAAAAGAAAGACCCTTAATTATTGACAGGACATCACTTTACATATTGACAAGGTCAGTAATTGAATCCTTTTTGACTTTAGAGTATTTATACTTCAATAATTTATCTAGAGAGGAACAAATATTCAGATATAATCTTTGGAGAATTTCAGGCTTTATGGCAAGACAAGATTTTGTAAAAACAAAAAACGAAGAGTTTTTGTCCAAAATAGAAAGAGAAAAAGTAGAAATACAAGAACTAAAAAAGACTATCAAAACAAGTCCGTATTAT is a window of Nonlabens sp. MB-3u-79 DNA encoding:
- a CDS encoding DUF5677 domain-containing protein — encoded protein: MNNEEKIKTLINEASSLNLSSLIPSLEKVLQENAFVVQSFYDAKPKLGIGELYQETLLIKIIFTSRSILELSKGIEFGILNRKERPLIIDRTSLYILTRSVIESFLTLEYLYFNNLSREEQIFRYNLWRISGFMARQDFVKTKNEEFLSKIEREKVEIQELKKTIKTSPYYSKLKKQQLWKLDNYGLPRIMSWSALLNQSILKTDIFEKVYKLYSNYAHSEFIAMIQLNEGKMSKSDSFNTETTVTTLNNIRVINCVSIISFINKYKFSKDKYMEIDESSRYVIEFWNKFGIEE